A region from the Indicator indicator isolate 239-I01 chromosome 4, UM_Iind_1.1, whole genome shotgun sequence genome encodes:
- the MADD gene encoding MAP kinase-activating death domain protein isoform X10, producing MVQKKKICPRLLDYLVIIGARQPSSDSVAQTPELLRRYPLEDHVDFPLPPDVVFFCQPEGCLSVRQKRMSFRDDTSFVFTLTDKDTGVIRYGICVNFYRSFQKRVPKEKAEGTGSHRARDGQKVPKSGDASVPQEEAGTESSESGSSLQAPSTESTPDVNRSPCSKRLAKGSHRSRNSTLTSLCILSHYPFFSTFRECLYTLKRLVDCCSERLLGKKLGIPRGVQRDTMWRIFTGSLLVEEKSSALLHDLREIEAWIYRLLRSPMPVAGQKRVDVEVLPHELQPALTFALPDPSRFNLVDFPLHLPLELLGVDACLQVLTCILLEHKVVLQSRDYNALSMSVMAFVAMIYPLEYMFPVIPLLPTCMASAEQLLLAPTPYIIGVPASFFLYKLDFKMPDDVWLIDLDTNRVIVPTNAESLPALPEPEASELKKHLKQALASMSLNTQPILNLEKFHEGQEVPLLLGKPQNDLQSTPSTEFNPLIYGNDVDSVDVATRVAMVRFFNSPNVLQGFQMHTRTLRLFPRPVVAFQANSFLASRPKQTPFADKLSRTQAVEYFGEWSLNPTNYAFQRIHNNTFDPALIGDKPKWYAHQLQPIHYRVYDSNSQLAEALNVPAEKETDSDPTDDSGSDSVDYDDSSSSYSSLGDFVSEMMKCDINGDTPNVDPLTHAALGDASEVEFDDFQEYSGDLDEQAMDSENSQENNQPRSSSSTTASSSPSTVIHGVNHESADSAETEEKLVAAFSNHLPSLPLQPSFPRLSLDRRDSDSAAGSMSSSEGVVRKQEYDNPYFEPQYGFPAEDEDDEQEESYTPRFNQNLGGSRSQKLLRPNSLKLANDSDADSDSRASSPNSTVSNNSSEGFGGIMSFASSLYRNHSTSFSLSNLALPTKVGRDKNTPFPSLKGNRRALVDQKSSVIKHSPTVKRESPSPQGRTSNSSENQQFLKEVVHNVLDGQGVGWLNMKRVRRLLESEQLRVFVLSKLNRTVQSEEDARQDVIQDVEISRKVYKGMLDLLKCTVLSLEQSYANAGLGGMASVFSLLEIAHTHYYNKEPEKRKRSPTDGSVTPVGKDSASSPRVEPKPAVHLPVPQLMPKAASPTGKGPREFDTRSLKEENFIASIGPEGVKHFDLGETDEKKSQISADSGLSLASGSQKSDFDLLPSGAPAVMVRSTSQDSEVSTVVSNSSGETLGADSDLSSNAGDGPSLENGGNLTGSRGTVSDSEIETNSATNSIFAKSHNLKQSVKDSKGSTPGRGPEDGNQRVYLYEGLLGKERSTLWDQMQFWEDAFLDAVMLEREGMGMDQGPQEMIDRYLSLGEHDRKRLEDDEDRLLATLLHNMIAYMLMIKVNKNDIRKKVRRLMGKSHIGLVHSQQINDVLDKLANLSGRELPVRPSGSRHIKKQTFVVHAGTDTTGDIFFMEVCDDCIVLRSNIGTVYERWWYEKLINMTYCPKTKVLCLWRRNGQETQLNKFYTKKCRELYYCVKDSMERAAARQQSIKPGPELGGEFPVQDMKTGEGGLLQVTLEGINLKFMHSQVFIELNHIKKCNTVRGVFVLEEFVPETKEVVSHKYKTPMAHEICYSVLCLFSYVAAIRGREAENKSKPPRPVSS from the exons ATggtgcagaaaaagaaaatctgcccTCGGTTACTCGACTATCTTGTGATCATTGGAGCCAG GCAGCCAAGTAGTGATAGTGTTGCTCAGACTCCTGAACTGCTGAGACGTTACCCTCTAGAAGACCACGTGGACTTCCCTCTGCCACCTGATGTTGTGTTCTTCTGCCAACCAGAAGGATGTCTGAGCGTGCGGCAAAAACGCATGAGCTTCCGTGACGACACTTCCTTCGTCTTTACGCTCACGGACAAGGATACAGGCGTGATTCGCTATGGAATCTGTGTCAACTTCTACCGCTCCTTCCAGAAGCGAGTAcccaaggagaaggctgaaggcaCAGGGAGTCATCGAGCTCGGGATGGACAGAAAGTCCCCAAATCTGGGGATGCATCTGTACCCCAAGAGGAAGCGGGCACTGAGAGTTCAGAGAGTGGTTCTTCACTGCAGGCTCCAAGTACGGAGTCTACACCAGATGTGAATCGATCACCGTGCAGTAAGCGTCTAGCCAAAGGCAGCCATCGCTCTCGGAACAGCACTCTGACTTCTCTGTGCATCCTTAGTCATTATCCCTTCTTTTCCACCTTTCGTGAATGTCTGTACACCCTCAAGAGACTTGTGGACTGCTGTAGTGAGAGATTGTTGGGCAAGAAGTTGGGGATTCCTCGTGGGGTGCAGAG GGATACAATGTGGCGGATTTTCACAGGCTCCCTGCTGGTGGAAGAGAAGTCCAGTGCATTGCTACATGACTTGCGGGAGATTGAGGCCTGGATATACCGGCTGCTCCGTTCACCCATGCCTGTTGCTGGTCAGAAGCGGGTGGATGTTGAAGTCTTGCCACATGAGTTGCAGCCAGCTTTGACCTTTGCTCTTCCTGATCCGTCCCGCTTCAACTTGGTGGATTTTCCGTTACACCTGCCTTTGGAGTTGTTGGGAGTGGATGCCTGCCTGCAGGTGCTGACCTGCATCCTTCTGGAGCACAAG GTTGTATTACAGTCCCGAGATTATAATGCACTCTCAATGTCTGTGATGGCCTTTGTGGCTATGATCTACCCTTTAGAGTACATGTTCCCAGTGatccctctgcttcccacctGCATGGCCTCTGCAGAACAG TTGCTTCTAGCCCCTACACCTTATATCATTGGTGTTCCAGCAAGTTTCTTCCTTTACAAATTGGATTTTAAGATGCCTGATGATGTGTGGCTTATTGACCTGGATACCAACAGG GTGATTGTTCCCACAAATGCAGAATCcttgccagcactgccagaaccAGAAGCTTCAGAGCTGAAAAAGCATCTGAAACAG GCACTGGCCAGTATGAGTCTGAATACTCAGCCCATTCTTAATCTAGAGAAGTTCCATGAGGGGCAGGAGGTGCCGCTACTGctgggaaaaccacagaatgaTTTGCAGTCTACTCCTTCTACAGAATTCAACCCTCTGATCTATGGCAATGATGTAGACTCAGTGGATGTGGCCACCAG ggTTGCTATGGTGAGATTCTTCAACTCACCAAATGTTTTACAAGGTTTCCAGATGCATACTCGCACTCTTCGTCTCTTCCCACGACCAGTGGTGGCATTCCAGGCAAATTCTTTTCTTGCCTCTAGACCGAAGCAGACACCTTTTGCAGATAAGCTTTCCAGGACTCAGGCAGTAGAATATTTTGGAGAATGGTCACTCAACCCTACTAACTATGCCTTCCAAAGAATTCATAACA ACAcgtttgacccagcactgattgGTGACAAACCAAAGTGGTATGCTCACCAGCTGCAGCCCATCCACTATCGTGTCTATGACAGTAATTCACAGCTGGCTGAAGCACTGAAtgtcccagcagagaaagaaacagattCTGACCCCACTGATGACAG TGGCAGTGACAGTGTTGACTATGACGACTCGAGTTCCTCCTACTCCTCCCTCGGGGACTTTGTCAGTGAGATGATGAAATGCGACATTAATGGTGATACCCCAA ATGTTGACCCCCTGACTCATGCAGCTCTTGGTGATGCTAGTGAAGTGGAATTTGATGATTTTCAAGAATATTCAGGGGACCTGGATGAACAGGCCATGGACAGTGAAAACTCCCAAGAGAACAACCAGCCTCGTTCAAGTTCCAGTACTACAGCCAGtagcagccccagcactgtcATCCATGGAGTGAATCAT GAGTCAGCAGATtcagcagaaacagaagagaagtTGGTTGCTGCATTTTCAAACCATCTCCCTTCCTTGCCACTGCAACCAAGCTTTCCCAGGTTAAGCTTGGATCGTCGTGACAGTGACAGTGCGGCTGGCAGCATGAGCTCCTCAGAAGGGGTGGTGAGGAAGCAAGAGTATGACAATCCATACTTTGAACCACAGTATGGTTTTCCTGCAgaggatgaagatgatgagcAGGAAGAAAGCTACACCCCGAGATTTAACCAGAATCTCGGTGGAAGCAG GTCTCAGAAGTTACTCCGACCAAACAGTTTAAAACTGGCCAATGATTCTGATGCAGATTCAGATTCCAGGGCCAGCTCTCCAAACTCTACTGTCTCCAATAACAGCAGTGAAGGTTTTGGGGGCATCATGTCTTTTGCAA GCAGCCTGTACAGAAACCACAGCACAAGTTTCAGTCTGTCCAACTTAGCCCTACCAACCAAAGTTGGGAGAGACAAGAATACTCCCTTTCCCAGTCTGAAAG GAAACAGGCGAGCCCTTGTGGATCAAAAGTCTTCAGTCATTAAGCACAGCCCAACGGTGAAGAGAGAATCTCCATCGCCTCAGGGACGAACTAGCAATTCCAG TGAGAACCAGCAGTTCCTGAAGGAGGTGGTACACAATGTTCTAGATGGACAAGGTGTTGGCTGGCTAAACATGAAGAGAGTCCGACGTCTGTTGGAGAGTGAGCAGCTCCGTGTCTTTGTGCTAAGCAAGCTGAATCGCACGGTCCAGTCTGAAGAAGATGCTCGACAGGATGTCATACAGGATGTG GAAATCAGCCGCAAGGTCTATAAGGGCATGCTGGACCTGCTGAAGTGCACTgtgttgagcctggagcagTCCTATGCAAATGCTGGCCTGGGAGGCATGGCCAGTGTTTTTAGTCTGCTGGAGATAGCACATACTCACTATTACAACAAAG aaccagaaaaaagaaaacggAGTCCAACAGATGGATCTGTCACTCCAGTTGGAAAGGATTCTGCATCCTCCCCAAGAGTGGAGCCAAAACCTGCAGTGCATCTGCCAGTACCTCAGCTGATGCCAAAAGCAGCAAGCCCTACAGGCAAAGGGCCAAGGGAGTTTGACACAAGGagtttaaaggaagaaaattttattGCTTCCATTG gaCCAGAAGGTGTGAAACACTTTGATTTGGGAGAAAcggatgaaaaaaaatcccaaatcagTGCAGACAGTGGCCTTAGTTTGGCTTCAGGGTCTCAG AAGAGTGATTTCGATTTGCTGCCCAGCGGAGCACCAGCAGTTATGGTCCGAAGTACAAGCCAGGATTCTGAAGTTAGCACAGTG GTTAGTAACAGTTCTGGAGAGACATTAGGAGCAGACAGTGACTTGAGTAGCAATGCTGGTGATGGCCCAAGTTTGGAAAATGGTGGCAATTTGACAGGATCCAGAGGCACTGTGTCAGACAGTGAAATTGAGACAAACTCTGCTACTAACTCTATCTTT GCAAAGTCTCACAATCTGAAGCAGAGTGTGAAGGACAGCAAAGGCAGTACTCCAGGAAGAGGTCCAGAGGATGGGAACCAACGTGTCTATCTCTATGAAGGACTTTTgg GCAAAGAGCGTTCAACTTTATGGGACCAGATGCAGTTCTGGGAAGATGCTTTTTTGGATGCCGTGATGTTAGAGAGAGAAGGAATGGGGATGGACCAGGGACCTCAGGAAATGATAGACAG GTATCTTTCCCTGGGAGAACATGATCGAAAGCGTTTGGAGGATGATGAGGACCGCTTGTTGGCTACACTGCTGCATAATATGATTGCTTATATGCTTATGATAAAG GTGAACAAGAatgacattaggaaaaaggTACGTCGTCTAATGGGAAAATCACATATTGGATTGGTGCACAGCCAGCAAATCAATGATGTCCTGGACAAACTTGCCAATCTG AGTGGACGTGAGCTTCCTGTGAGACCCAGTGGCAGTCGTCACATCAAGAAGCAGACTTTTGTGGTACATGCTGGGACAGACACAACAGGAGACATATTTTTCATGGAG GTATGTGATGATTGCATTGTGCTGAGAAGCAACATCGGAACTGTGTATGAACGTTGGTGGTATGAGAAACTCATCAACATGACTTACTGTCCCAAAACAAAAGTGCTGTGCCTTTGGAGGAGGAATGGTCAGGAAACACAACTGAACAAGTTCTACACAAAGAAG TGTCGGGAATTATACTACTGTGTAAAAGACAGtatggagagagcagcagcaagacagCAAAGCATTAAACCAG GTCCTGAGTTGGGTGGTGAGTTTCCTGTGCAAGATATGAAAACTGGTGAAGGAGGTCTTCTTCAGGTCACACTGGAAGGAATTAACCTGAAGTTTATGCACAGTCAG
- the MADD gene encoding MAP kinase-activating death domain protein isoform X26, translating to MVQKKKICPRLLDYLVIIGARQPSSDSVAQTPELLRRYPLEDHVDFPLPPDVVFFCQPEGCLSVRQKRMSFRDDTSFVFTLTDKDTGVIRYGICVNFYRSFQKRVPKEKAEGTGSHRARDGQKVPKSGDASVPQEEAGTESSESGSSLQAPSTESTPDVNRSPCSKRLAKGSHRSRNSTLTSLCILSHYPFFSTFRECLYTLKRLVDCCSERLLGKKLGIPRGVQRDTMWRIFTGSLLVEEKSSALLHDLREIEAWIYRLLRSPMPVAGQKRVDVEVLPHELQPALTFALPDPSRFNLVDFPLHLPLELLGVDACLQVLTCILLEHKVVLQSRDYNALSMSVMAFVAMIYPLEYMFPVIPLLPTCMASAEQLLLAPTPYIIGVPASFFLYKLDFKMPDDVWLIDLDTNRVIVPTNAESLPALPEPEASELKKHLKQALASMSLNTQPILNLEKFHEGQEVPLLLGKPQNDLQSTPSTEFNPLIYGNDVDSVDVATRVAMVRFFNSPNVLQGFQMHTRTLRLFPRPVVAFQANSFLASRPKQTPFADKLSRTQAVEYFGEWSLNPTNYAFQRIHNNTFDPALIGDKPKWYAHQLQPIHYRVYDSNSQLAEALNVPAEKETDSDPTDDSGSDSVDYDDSSSSYSSLGDFVSEMMKCDINGDTPNVDPLTHAALGDASEVEFDDFQEYSGDLDEQAMDSENSQENNQPRSSSSTTASSSPSTVIHGVNHESADSAETEEKLVAAFSNHLPSLPLQPSFPRLSLDRRDSDSAAGSMSSSEGVVRKQEYDNPYFEPQYGFPAEDEDDEQEESYTPRFNQNLGGSRSQKLLRPNSLKLANDSDADSDSRASSPNSTVSNNSSEGFGGIMSFASSLYRNHSTSFSLSNLALPTKVGRDKNTPFPSLKGNRRALVDQKSSVIKHSPTVKRESPSPQGRTSNSSENQQFLKEVVHNVLDGQGVGWLNMKRVRRLLESEQLRVFVLSKLNRTVQSEEDARQDVIQDVEISRKVYKGMLDLLKCTVLSLEQSYANAGLGGMASVFSLLEIAHTHYYNKEPEKRKRSPTDGSVTPVGKDSASSPRVEPKPAVHLPVPQLMPKAASPTGKGPREFDTRSLKEENFIASIGPEGVKHFDLGETDEKKSQISADSGLSLASGSQKSDFDLLPSGAPAVMVRSTSQDSEVSTVVSNSSGETLGADSDLSSNAGDGPSLENGGNLTGSRGTVSDSEIETNSATNSIFAKSHNLKQSVKDSKGSTPGRGPEDGNQRVYLYEGLLGKERSTLWDQMQFWEDAFLDAVMLEREGMGMDQGPQEMIDRYLSLGEHDRKRLEDDEDRLLATLLHNMIAYMLMIKVNKNDIRKKVRRLMGKSHIGLVHSQQINDVLDKLANLVCDDCIVLRSNIGTVYERWWYEKLINMTYCPKTKVLCLWRRNGQETQLNKFYTKKCRELYYCVKDSMERAAARQQSIKPGPELGGEFPVQDMKTGEGGLLQVTLEGINLKFMHSQVFIELNHIKKCNTVRGVFVLEEFVPETKEVVSHKYKTPMAHEICYSVLCLFSYVAAIRGREAENKSKPPRPVSS from the exons ATggtgcagaaaaagaaaatctgcccTCGGTTACTCGACTATCTTGTGATCATTGGAGCCAG GCAGCCAAGTAGTGATAGTGTTGCTCAGACTCCTGAACTGCTGAGACGTTACCCTCTAGAAGACCACGTGGACTTCCCTCTGCCACCTGATGTTGTGTTCTTCTGCCAACCAGAAGGATGTCTGAGCGTGCGGCAAAAACGCATGAGCTTCCGTGACGACACTTCCTTCGTCTTTACGCTCACGGACAAGGATACAGGCGTGATTCGCTATGGAATCTGTGTCAACTTCTACCGCTCCTTCCAGAAGCGAGTAcccaaggagaaggctgaaggcaCAGGGAGTCATCGAGCTCGGGATGGACAGAAAGTCCCCAAATCTGGGGATGCATCTGTACCCCAAGAGGAAGCGGGCACTGAGAGTTCAGAGAGTGGTTCTTCACTGCAGGCTCCAAGTACGGAGTCTACACCAGATGTGAATCGATCACCGTGCAGTAAGCGTCTAGCCAAAGGCAGCCATCGCTCTCGGAACAGCACTCTGACTTCTCTGTGCATCCTTAGTCATTATCCCTTCTTTTCCACCTTTCGTGAATGTCTGTACACCCTCAAGAGACTTGTGGACTGCTGTAGTGAGAGATTGTTGGGCAAGAAGTTGGGGATTCCTCGTGGGGTGCAGAG GGATACAATGTGGCGGATTTTCACAGGCTCCCTGCTGGTGGAAGAGAAGTCCAGTGCATTGCTACATGACTTGCGGGAGATTGAGGCCTGGATATACCGGCTGCTCCGTTCACCCATGCCTGTTGCTGGTCAGAAGCGGGTGGATGTTGAAGTCTTGCCACATGAGTTGCAGCCAGCTTTGACCTTTGCTCTTCCTGATCCGTCCCGCTTCAACTTGGTGGATTTTCCGTTACACCTGCCTTTGGAGTTGTTGGGAGTGGATGCCTGCCTGCAGGTGCTGACCTGCATCCTTCTGGAGCACAAG GTTGTATTACAGTCCCGAGATTATAATGCACTCTCAATGTCTGTGATGGCCTTTGTGGCTATGATCTACCCTTTAGAGTACATGTTCCCAGTGatccctctgcttcccacctGCATGGCCTCTGCAGAACAG TTGCTTCTAGCCCCTACACCTTATATCATTGGTGTTCCAGCAAGTTTCTTCCTTTACAAATTGGATTTTAAGATGCCTGATGATGTGTGGCTTATTGACCTGGATACCAACAGG GTGATTGTTCCCACAAATGCAGAATCcttgccagcactgccagaaccAGAAGCTTCAGAGCTGAAAAAGCATCTGAAACAG GCACTGGCCAGTATGAGTCTGAATACTCAGCCCATTCTTAATCTAGAGAAGTTCCATGAGGGGCAGGAGGTGCCGCTACTGctgggaaaaccacagaatgaTTTGCAGTCTACTCCTTCTACAGAATTCAACCCTCTGATCTATGGCAATGATGTAGACTCAGTGGATGTGGCCACCAG ggTTGCTATGGTGAGATTCTTCAACTCACCAAATGTTTTACAAGGTTTCCAGATGCATACTCGCACTCTTCGTCTCTTCCCACGACCAGTGGTGGCATTCCAGGCAAATTCTTTTCTTGCCTCTAGACCGAAGCAGACACCTTTTGCAGATAAGCTTTCCAGGACTCAGGCAGTAGAATATTTTGGAGAATGGTCACTCAACCCTACTAACTATGCCTTCCAAAGAATTCATAACA ACAcgtttgacccagcactgattgGTGACAAACCAAAGTGGTATGCTCACCAGCTGCAGCCCATCCACTATCGTGTCTATGACAGTAATTCACAGCTGGCTGAAGCACTGAAtgtcccagcagagaaagaaacagattCTGACCCCACTGATGACAG TGGCAGTGACAGTGTTGACTATGACGACTCGAGTTCCTCCTACTCCTCCCTCGGGGACTTTGTCAGTGAGATGATGAAATGCGACATTAATGGTGATACCCCAA ATGTTGACCCCCTGACTCATGCAGCTCTTGGTGATGCTAGTGAAGTGGAATTTGATGATTTTCAAGAATATTCAGGGGACCTGGATGAACAGGCCATGGACAGTGAAAACTCCCAAGAGAACAACCAGCCTCGTTCAAGTTCCAGTACTACAGCCAGtagcagccccagcactgtcATCCATGGAGTGAATCAT GAGTCAGCAGATtcagcagaaacagaagagaagtTGGTTGCTGCATTTTCAAACCATCTCCCTTCCTTGCCACTGCAACCAAGCTTTCCCAGGTTAAGCTTGGATCGTCGTGACAGTGACAGTGCGGCTGGCAGCATGAGCTCCTCAGAAGGGGTGGTGAGGAAGCAAGAGTATGACAATCCATACTTTGAACCACAGTATGGTTTTCCTGCAgaggatgaagatgatgagcAGGAAGAAAGCTACACCCCGAGATTTAACCAGAATCTCGGTGGAAGCAG GTCTCAGAAGTTACTCCGACCAAACAGTTTAAAACTGGCCAATGATTCTGATGCAGATTCAGATTCCAGGGCCAGCTCTCCAAACTCTACTGTCTCCAATAACAGCAGTGAAGGTTTTGGGGGCATCATGTCTTTTGCAA GCAGCCTGTACAGAAACCACAGCACAAGTTTCAGTCTGTCCAACTTAGCCCTACCAACCAAAGTTGGGAGAGACAAGAATACTCCCTTTCCCAGTCTGAAAG GAAACAGGCGAGCCCTTGTGGATCAAAAGTCTTCAGTCATTAAGCACAGCCCAACGGTGAAGAGAGAATCTCCATCGCCTCAGGGACGAACTAGCAATTCCAG TGAGAACCAGCAGTTCCTGAAGGAGGTGGTACACAATGTTCTAGATGGACAAGGTGTTGGCTGGCTAAACATGAAGAGAGTCCGACGTCTGTTGGAGAGTGAGCAGCTCCGTGTCTTTGTGCTAAGCAAGCTGAATCGCACGGTCCAGTCTGAAGAAGATGCTCGACAGGATGTCATACAGGATGTG GAAATCAGCCGCAAGGTCTATAAGGGCATGCTGGACCTGCTGAAGTGCACTgtgttgagcctggagcagTCCTATGCAAATGCTGGCCTGGGAGGCATGGCCAGTGTTTTTAGTCTGCTGGAGATAGCACATACTCACTATTACAACAAAG aaccagaaaaaagaaaacggAGTCCAACAGATGGATCTGTCACTCCAGTTGGAAAGGATTCTGCATCCTCCCCAAGAGTGGAGCCAAAACCTGCAGTGCATCTGCCAGTACCTCAGCTGATGCCAAAAGCAGCAAGCCCTACAGGCAAAGGGCCAAGGGAGTTTGACACAAGGagtttaaaggaagaaaattttattGCTTCCATTG gaCCAGAAGGTGTGAAACACTTTGATTTGGGAGAAAcggatgaaaaaaaatcccaaatcagTGCAGACAGTGGCCTTAGTTTGGCTTCAGGGTCTCAG AAGAGTGATTTCGATTTGCTGCCCAGCGGAGCACCAGCAGTTATGGTCCGAAGTACAAGCCAGGATTCTGAAGTTAGCACAGTG GTTAGTAACAGTTCTGGAGAGACATTAGGAGCAGACAGTGACTTGAGTAGCAATGCTGGTGATGGCCCAAGTTTGGAAAATGGTGGCAATTTGACAGGATCCAGAGGCACTGTGTCAGACAGTGAAATTGAGACAAACTCTGCTACTAACTCTATCTTT GCAAAGTCTCACAATCTGAAGCAGAGTGTGAAGGACAGCAAAGGCAGTACTCCAGGAAGAGGTCCAGAGGATGGGAACCAACGTGTCTATCTCTATGAAGGACTTTTgg GCAAAGAGCGTTCAACTTTATGGGACCAGATGCAGTTCTGGGAAGATGCTTTTTTGGATGCCGTGATGTTAGAGAGAGAAGGAATGGGGATGGACCAGGGACCTCAGGAAATGATAGACAG GTATCTTTCCCTGGGAGAACATGATCGAAAGCGTTTGGAGGATGATGAGGACCGCTTGTTGGCTACACTGCTGCATAATATGATTGCTTATATGCTTATGATAAAG GTGAACAAGAatgacattaggaaaaaggTACGTCGTCTAATGGGAAAATCACATATTGGATTGGTGCACAGCCAGCAAATCAATGATGTCCTGGACAAACTTGCCAATCTG GTATGTGATGATTGCATTGTGCTGAGAAGCAACATCGGAACTGTGTATGAACGTTGGTGGTATGAGAAACTCATCAACATGACTTACTGTCCCAAAACAAAAGTGCTGTGCCTTTGGAGGAGGAATGGTCAGGAAACACAACTGAACAAGTTCTACACAAAGAAG TGTCGGGAATTATACTACTGTGTAAAAGACAGtatggagagagcagcagcaagacagCAAAGCATTAAACCAG GTCCTGAGTTGGGTGGTGAGTTTCCTGTGCAAGATATGAAAACTGGTGAAGGAGGTCTTCTTCAGGTCACACTGGAAGGAATTAACCTGAAGTTTATGCACAGTCAG